One genomic segment of Eikenella corrodens includes these proteins:
- the rarD gene encoding EamA family transporter RarD, whose translation MLTIFNSERLYMSRMAKGIIAAVVSNILFGSLFMFGPWMRPMSGTDVFAWRIVGTFACALSIMLLTSAKHDAAKFLHEIGGNVRRWALVLLPAPIMIGQIWLYMWAPVNGKGVDVSMGYFLFPLAMMLGGVMVFRERLDRLQLVAVLLASAAVALEIWNSGTFSWVTIAVFATFPIYYIMRRWQGVPPLLGLLLDLILALPFVIWYLVMYSPSPAMIEAKPILLLFAVLLGLNGAVSMQVNLTANELLPVVLFGMLSYLEPALLFLLSVFVLGEHLDWVAMVSHSLIWASIIVMLYHGIQTMRREKAE comes from the coding sequence ATGTTAACTATCTTTAATTCCGAAAGGCTGTATATGTCGAGAATGGCCAAGGGGATTATTGCGGCCGTGGTCTCCAATATTCTGTTCGGCTCGCTGTTTATGTTTGGCCCGTGGATGCGGCCGATGAGCGGCACGGATGTGTTTGCCTGGCGTATCGTGGGCACGTTTGCCTGTGCGCTCTCTATTATGCTGCTCACTTCGGCCAAACACGATGCGGCCAAATTCCTGCACGAAATCGGCGGCAATGTGCGCCGCTGGGCGTTGGTGCTGCTGCCCGCGCCGATTATGATCGGGCAGATTTGGCTTTATATGTGGGCGCCGGTAAACGGCAAGGGCGTGGACGTATCGATGGGCTACTTCCTGTTTCCGCTTGCGATGATGCTGGGCGGGGTGATGGTGTTCCGCGAGCGGCTCGATCGGCTGCAGCTGGTTGCCGTGCTGCTGGCTTCGGCGGCGGTGGCGCTGGAAATCTGGAACAGCGGCACATTTTCTTGGGTAACCATTGCCGTGTTCGCCACCTTCCCGATTTATTACATCATGCGCCGCTGGCAAGGCGTACCGCCGCTACTCGGACTCTTGCTGGATTTGATTTTGGCGCTGCCTTTCGTTATTTGGTATCTGGTGATGTATTCACCCAGCCCGGCCATGATCGAGGCCAAGCCGATTCTGCTTTTATTTGCCGTACTCTTGGGGCTCAACGGCGCGGTATCAATGCAGGTCAACCTCACAGCCAACGAGCTTTTGCCGGTGGTGCTGTTCGGCATGCTGAGCTATCTGGAGCCGGCGCTGCTGTTTCTGCTTTCGGTGTTTGTGCTGGGCGAGCATTTAGATTGGGTGGCCATGGTGAGCCACAGCCTGATTTGGGCAAGCATCATCGTGATGCTGTATCACGGTATCCAAACCATGCGCCGCGAAAAGGCAGAATAG